A section of the Dermacoccus nishinomiyaensis genome encodes:
- the crtI gene encoding phytoene desaturase family protein has product MSRVVVIGAGLAGLAAACHLRGAGHDVVIVEKQAQAGGRGIRLERDGFTFDTGPTVLTMIDLVDEALAQIGVGVHDVLDLTLLDPAYRACYADGSTIFVRHGHEAMREEIARECGAKDAAAFDDFVAWLRRLYEVEMPHFIDANFDSPLDLLRNPAAAARLVRLGGFRHLGPVIRERFDDERLHRIFSFQAMYAGLAPEKALALYAVITYMDSIEGVWFPAGGMREVPEAMARALGRAGVEQRYDTTVTRILTRADGAVAGVEMSGPSGDERLPCDAIVCTTDLPIAYRTLLDDLEPPAVLKRATYSPSAVVWHLGVEGVPSDAAHHNIHFGTAWEESFDDLLVRGTRMQDPSRLVTIPSRDDATAAPEGCSTLYVLEPAPNLDVGRVDWAAERPRMKEELLAFLDDAGYPTTIVTDEFVDPTDWQAQGMAAGTPFALSHTFLQTGPFRPPNVERRRPGVFFAGSGTVPGVGVPMVLVSGKLAAARVEAYVGR; this is encoded by the coding sequence ATGAGTCGCGTCGTCGTCATCGGAGCCGGCCTCGCCGGCCTGGCCGCAGCCTGTCATCTGCGCGGCGCCGGGCACGACGTCGTCATCGTCGAGAAGCAGGCGCAGGCGGGTGGGCGTGGCATCCGCCTCGAGCGGGACGGGTTCACGTTCGACACCGGCCCGACCGTCCTGACGATGATCGACCTCGTCGACGAAGCCCTCGCGCAGATCGGCGTGGGCGTACACGATGTGCTCGACCTGACGCTGCTCGACCCCGCCTACCGCGCCTGCTACGCGGACGGTTCGACGATCTTCGTCCGCCACGGCCACGAGGCGATGCGCGAGGAGATCGCGCGCGAGTGCGGCGCGAAGGACGCAGCGGCGTTCGACGACTTCGTCGCGTGGCTGCGGCGGCTCTACGAGGTCGAGATGCCGCACTTCATCGACGCGAACTTCGACTCACCCCTCGACCTGCTACGCAACCCGGCTGCAGCCGCGCGGCTCGTGAGGCTCGGCGGGTTCCGTCACCTCGGGCCCGTCATCCGCGAGCGCTTCGACGACGAACGCCTGCACCGCATCTTCTCGTTCCAGGCGATGTATGCAGGTCTCGCGCCGGAGAAGGCGCTCGCGCTGTACGCCGTCATCACGTACATGGACTCGATCGAGGGTGTCTGGTTCCCGGCCGGCGGCATGCGCGAGGTGCCCGAGGCGATGGCGCGTGCGCTCGGGCGCGCAGGCGTCGAACAGCGCTACGACACGACGGTGACGCGCATCCTCACCCGCGCTGACGGCGCCGTCGCCGGGGTCGAGATGTCCGGCCCGAGTGGTGACGAGCGGCTGCCGTGTGACGCGATCGTCTGCACGACCGACCTGCCCATCGCCTACCGCACGCTGCTCGACGACCTCGAACCGCCGGCCGTCCTGAAGCGTGCGACGTACTCGCCGTCCGCGGTCGTCTGGCACCTCGGGGTCGAGGGTGTGCCGAGCGACGCCGCGCACCACAACATCCACTTCGGCACGGCGTGGGAGGAGTCGTTCGACGATCTGCTCGTGCGCGGCACGCGGATGCAGGACCCGTCGCGGCTCGTCACCATTCCGTCTCGTGACGACGCCACCGCCGCGCCGGAGGGTTGTTCGACGTTGTACGTCCTCGAGCCCGCACCCAACCTCGACGTCGGGCGTGTCGACTGGGCGGCCGAGCGGCCGCGCATGAAGGAGGAACTGCTCGCTTTCCTCGATGACGCCGGCTACCCGACGACGATCGTCACCGACGAGTTCGTCGATCCCACCGACTGGCAGGCGCAGGGTATGGCCGCGGGAACGCCGTTCGCGCTCAGCCACACGTTCCTGCAGACCGGCCCGTTCCGCCCGCCGAACGTCGAACGCCGCCGCCCCGGCGTATTCTTCGCCGGTTCCGGCACCGTGCCGGGTGTCGGCGTGCCGATGGTGCTCGTCAGCGGCAAGCTCGCCGCGGCGCGCGTCGAGGCCTACGTCGGGCGCTGA
- a CDS encoding FAD-binding oxidoreductase, with amino-acid sequence MKDDANLVETAPRSVWHGWGDPQLKKELSPLVWRGLKLAKGIEPAEQDTPPVALDDVELPASTLDDDGLAALRTLVGDAHVSVERRERIEHAGGKSYPDLYRLRTGDGSHAPDAVAFPADGSEVVEVLRLAAQREIAVVPFGGGTSVVGGVDPVRGRFASVISLDLRRLDAVVSIDETSRTATLQPGLRGAQLEAVLRPRGLTLGHFPQSYEQATLGGYLVTRSSGQASSGYGRFEQNVVAVTLATPEGELTLGGRTPSSATAAGPKLIDVLIGSEGTLGVITEMTLQLHEGPTEFAYETWAFDSFTDGFDAFRALAQDLGHGVMPDVSRLSDGEESRTILAQSARGLAAMATFAARGAREPSLGVLRWEDTDRTTLRRRRRQAHRVLRAAGARRAPASIAEHWISHRFRGPYQRDHLMDRGIFVETLETATTWANLPTLYSAVRDAISAEVGPHAVVQCHVSHLYDGGASLYYTFFCREESDPLAQWRRVKTAASDVIAAHGGTITHHHAVGTDHRAWAADEMGGLGARILRAVKNELDPAGILNPGKLVPPVDDAPDACEAGAS; translated from the coding sequence ATGAAGGATGACGCGAACCTCGTCGAGACCGCCCCGCGCTCGGTGTGGCACGGCTGGGGAGACCCGCAGCTCAAGAAAGAACTCTCCCCGCTCGTCTGGCGCGGGTTGAAGCTCGCCAAGGGCATCGAACCGGCTGAGCAGGACACTCCGCCCGTCGCGCTCGACGACGTCGAGCTGCCCGCCTCCACCCTCGACGACGACGGCCTCGCCGCCCTGCGCACACTCGTCGGCGACGCGCACGTCAGCGTCGAACGACGCGAGCGCATCGAGCACGCCGGGGGCAAGAGCTACCCCGACCTGTATCGGCTGCGCACCGGCGACGGCAGTCACGCGCCGGACGCCGTCGCGTTTCCCGCCGACGGCAGCGAGGTCGTCGAGGTGCTGCGCCTCGCCGCGCAGCGTGAGATCGCCGTCGTCCCGTTCGGCGGTGGCACGAGCGTCGTCGGCGGTGTCGACCCCGTGCGCGGTCGGTTCGCGAGCGTCATCAGTCTCGACCTACGGCGCCTCGACGCCGTCGTCAGCATCGACGAGACGTCGCGCACCGCAACGCTCCAGCCCGGGCTGCGCGGCGCCCAGCTCGAAGCCGTGCTGCGTCCGCGCGGACTCACGCTCGGACACTTCCCGCAGAGCTACGAACAGGCAACGCTCGGCGGATATCTCGTGACGCGCAGCTCCGGGCAGGCGTCCTCCGGGTACGGACGGTTCGAGCAGAACGTCGTCGCCGTCACCCTCGCCACGCCCGAGGGCGAGCTGACGCTCGGCGGGCGGACTCCCAGCTCGGCGACGGCCGCCGGGCCGAAGCTCATCGACGTGCTCATCGGCAGCGAGGGCACGCTCGGCGTCATCACCGAGATGACGCTGCAGCTGCACGAGGGACCGACCGAGTTCGCTTACGAGACCTGGGCGTTCGACTCGTTCACCGACGGGTTCGACGCGTTCCGGGCGCTCGCGCAGGATCTCGGCCACGGCGTCATGCCGGACGTCAGCCGCCTCTCCGACGGTGAGGAATCACGCACGATCCTGGCCCAGTCGGCGCGAGGGCTCGCGGCGATGGCGACCTTCGCCGCGCGCGGCGCCCGCGAGCCGTCGCTCGGGGTGCTGCGTTGGGAGGACACCGACCGCACCACCCTGCGTCGGCGCCGGCGACAGGCGCACCGCGTGCTGCGCGCGGCGGGTGCGCGACGTGCGCCCGCGTCGATCGCCGAGCACTGGATCAGCCACCGCTTCCGCGGGCCCTACCAGCGCGACCACCTCATGGATCGCGGCATCTTCGTCGAGACGCTCGAGACGGCGACGACGTGGGCGAACCTGCCGACGCTCTACAGCGCGGTGCGCGATGCGATCAGCGCCGAGGTCGGCCCGCACGCCGTCGTCCAGTGCCACGTCTCGCACCTCTACGACGGCGGCGCCTCGCTCTACTACACGTTCTTCTGCCGCGAGGAGAGCGACCCGCTCGCCCAGTGGCGCCGCGTCAAGACGGCCGCGAGCGACGTCATCGCGGCACACGGTGGCACGATCACGCACCACCACGCCGTCGGCACCGACCACCGCGCCTGGGCCGCTGACGAGATGGGCGGGCTCGGCGCGCGCATCCTGCGCGCGGTGAAGAACGAGCTCGACCCGGCCGGAATCCTCAACCCCGGCAAGCTCGTTCCGCCGGTCGACGACGCCCCCGACGCGTGCGAGGCCGGGGCGTCATGA
- a CDS encoding diacylglycerol/lipid kinase family protein, which produces MTRPVTLVVNPAARKGATLRMIDPVTDILRAHGWRVDVVVTRSADHASQVAADANVDDLLVTLGGDGLYGRVAAGAVVSGCLMAPLPAGRGHDLVRALGGPGDMRRAAQLLAVARERRLDVGLAGDGDPSTATVFLGVATLGYDSMANTYANDAPRAVPSSLVYAYGGARTLVPARPRPLTLVVDGVTHEFTGWNVAIGNSGRFGAGMRVNPDASMSDGLLDVTVVTDIPRWHYPAMLPRLFRGTHVDGVRVRALRGREIRVITPHVGDVYADGDLLEASPTTFRALPDALRVLVPAP; this is translated from the coding sequence ATGACGCGGCCCGTCACCCTGGTCGTCAACCCGGCTGCGCGCAAGGGTGCGACGCTGCGCATGATCGATCCGGTGACGGACATCCTGCGCGCGCACGGTTGGCGCGTCGACGTCGTGGTCACGCGGTCGGCGGACCACGCGTCGCAGGTCGCCGCCGACGCGAACGTCGACGACCTGCTCGTCACGCTCGGCGGCGACGGGCTCTACGGGCGGGTGGCCGCGGGCGCCGTCGTCAGCGGCTGCCTCATGGCGCCGTTGCCCGCGGGGCGTGGGCACGACCTCGTCCGCGCACTCGGGGGCCCGGGCGACATGCGACGCGCCGCGCAGCTGCTCGCCGTCGCGCGCGAACGCCGCCTCGACGTCGGACTGGCCGGCGACGGCGACCCGTCGACCGCCACGGTCTTCCTCGGTGTGGCGACGCTCGGCTACGACTCGATGGCGAACACGTACGCCAACGACGCTCCGCGCGCGGTGCCGAGTTCGCTCGTCTACGCCTACGGCGGCGCTCGAACGCTCGTGCCCGCGCGGCCGCGACCGTTGACGCTCGTCGTCGACGGGGTGACGCACGAGTTCACCGGGTGGAACGTCGCGATCGGCAACTCGGGGCGATTCGGCGCCGGGATGCGCGTCAACCCCGACGCGTCGATGAGCGACGGGTTGCTCGACGTCACCGTCGTCACCGACATCCCACGCTGGCACTACCCGGCGATGCTGCCGCGCCTGTTTCGCGGCACCCATGTCGACGGGGTACGTGTTCGAGCGCTGCGCGGACGCGAGATCCGCGTCATCACGCCCCACGTCGGGGATGTCTATGCCGACGGCGACCTGCTCGAGGCGTCGCCGACGACGTTCCGTGCGCTGCCCGACGCCCTGCGCGTCCTCGTGCCGGCGCCCTGA
- a CDS encoding TetR/AcrR family transcriptional regulator: MTQDDAMLAAVRAEVIAYGFRRATMTSVARRAGMSRATLYRRGATLDDLVREALVADFAAAASDALPQVPSNETASEPADGEAGAVTRDVIVRAAITTLEALSTEFTQALIEHDPELLLPYLVERVGRSQRSILDALSAAIALAQLDGSVRDAPADVLAMGAMQALMPYLVSRRPLEQIAPRQVWLAEAAHLLDGYLAPSPAASDHRTTPRKAAPDVDHPRPPRQ; encoded by the coding sequence ATGACGCAAGACGATGCAATGCTGGCCGCAGTGCGGGCGGAGGTCATCGCCTACGGTTTTCGCCGCGCGACGATGACGTCGGTGGCCCGCCGCGCAGGCATGAGTCGGGCCACCCTCTACCGACGTGGCGCGACGCTCGACGACCTCGTGCGCGAGGCCCTCGTCGCCGACTTCGCCGCCGCCGCAAGCGACGCGCTGCCCCAGGTTCCCTCGAACGAAACCGCAAGCGAACCAGCCGACGGCGAGGCGGGCGCCGTCACCCGCGACGTCATCGTCCGCGCCGCGATCACCACGCTCGAGGCGCTCTCGACGGAGTTCACGCAGGCGCTGATCGAGCACGACCCCGAACTGCTCCTGCCCTATCTCGTCGAACGTGTCGGGCGCAGCCAGCGCAGCATTCTCGACGCGTTGAGCGCCGCGATCGCCCTCGCGCAGCTCGATGGCTCGGTGCGCGACGCGCCGGCCGACGTCCTCGCGATGGGCGCGATGCAGGCGCTCATGCCCTACCTCGTCAGCCGTCGACCGCTCGAGCAGATCGCCCCTCGTCAGGTGTGGCTCGCCGAGGCGGCCCATCTGCTCGACGGGTACCTCGCGCCCAGCCCGGCAGCCTCTGACCACCGGACCACCCCACGGAAGGCCGCTCCTGATGTCGACCACCCCCGGCCACCCCGCCAGTGA
- the idi gene encoding isopentenyl-diphosphate Delta-isomerase, whose amino-acid sequence MRETPMIDAPGKPAEATFGAAPAAPTRGVPAATDDVVVLLDDDGAAIGTCPRAEVHTRDTPLHRAFSSYLLDDAGRLLLTRRALTKVAWPGVWTNTCCGHPRPDEPTQDAVSRRVREELGLDVTQLRVVLPSYRYRAVDASGIVEHEICPVLVGRIDPAQLEPHPDEVCEWAWVAWPDAVHLARRTPALLSPWAAEQIVLLAEQLGENGLSPLALPHDETAHEHTQHEEHEPLDEKDLA is encoded by the coding sequence ATGCGCGAGACGCCGATGATCGACGCGCCCGGCAAGCCAGCGGAAGCGACGTTCGGTGCCGCGCCCGCCGCTCCTACTAGGGGTGTGCCGGCCGCGACCGACGACGTCGTCGTCCTGCTCGACGATGACGGCGCCGCGATCGGCACGTGCCCGCGCGCCGAGGTGCACACCCGTGACACGCCGCTGCATCGCGCCTTCTCGAGCTACCTGCTCGACGACGCGGGTCGCCTGCTGCTCACCCGTCGCGCGCTGACGAAGGTCGCGTGGCCGGGTGTGTGGACGAACACCTGTTGCGGGCATCCGCGCCCCGACGAACCCACGCAGGACGCGGTGAGCCGGCGCGTGCGTGAAGAGCTCGGGCTGGATGTGACGCAGTTGCGCGTCGTCCTGCCGAGCTACCGTTACCGTGCGGTCGACGCGTCCGGCATCGTCGAGCACGAGATCTGCCCGGTGCTGGTGGGGCGCATCGACCCGGCGCAGCTCGAACCGCACCCCGACGAGGTATGCGAGTGGGCCTGGGTCGCCTGGCCCGACGCGGTCCACCTCGCGCGTCGCACTCCGGCGCTGCTCAGCCCGTGGGCAGCCGAGCAGATCGTGCTGCTCGCCGAGCAGCTGGGGGAGAACGGCCTCTCGCCGCTCGCGCTCCCGCACGATGAGACCGCGCACGAGCACACGCAGCACGAAGAACACGAACCCCTCGATGAGAAGGATCTCGCATGA